One genomic region from Sulfuriflexus mobilis encodes:
- a CDS encoding acetate/propionate family kinase, with protein sequence MRVLVINSGSSSIKFRLYDMGQEVLLMSGTLERIGETRGKSVYREYAGHGKVKEYKQNSSVIDHAAGLKQIFAFLQSHGAIDSIKSDSIKSLHAIGHRVVHGGEAFQAPMRIDADVIDGIRNMIPLAPLHNPANLAGIEAAQRLCPQVPQVAVFDTAFFRDLPPQAYRYALPDKLYRQHHVRRYGFHGTSHQYVARQAAEYMQQPLESLRLITLHLGNGASAAAIRDGICIDTSMGMTPLEGLIMGTRCGDLDPSIHFYLTRTLGMGLDEIETLLNHDSGMQGLCGVSDMREVHRLVNEGNEQARLAIDMYCYRISKYIGAYSVALGGLDALVFTGGVGENDGVIRQTVCNRLSLFGISLDHQQNQAGARGIFDISGEDSKVKVLVVHTNEELEIARQTVSFIDKSNVP encoded by the coding sequence ATGCGCGTACTCGTTATTAACTCAGGCAGTTCGTCCATAAAATTCCGTCTCTATGACATGGGGCAGGAAGTGTTATTGATGTCGGGCACCCTGGAACGCATCGGTGAAACCAGGGGTAAGAGTGTTTATCGTGAGTATGCTGGCCATGGCAAGGTAAAAGAATACAAACAGAATTCGTCTGTCATTGATCACGCGGCCGGCCTGAAACAAATCTTTGCCTTTCTGCAAAGCCACGGTGCTATAGATTCTATAAAGTCAGATTCAATAAAATCCTTGCACGCCATTGGCCATCGCGTTGTTCATGGTGGTGAGGCCTTCCAGGCTCCAATGCGCATCGATGCAGACGTTATTGACGGCATACGCAATATGATACCGCTTGCACCGTTACACAACCCGGCTAACCTGGCCGGCATTGAGGCCGCGCAGCGGCTGTGCCCTCAGGTACCACAGGTTGCCGTATTCGATACGGCCTTCTTTAGGGATCTGCCGCCACAGGCCTACCGTTATGCCCTGCCCGATAAACTATACCGACAGCATCATGTGCGTCGTTACGGGTTTCACGGTACCTCACACCAATATGTCGCCAGACAGGCGGCCGAGTATATGCAGCAGCCGCTGGAGTCATTGCGGCTCATCACGCTGCACCTCGGCAATGGTGCCAGTGCTGCGGCGATCCGCGATGGCATCTGCATCGACACCTCCATGGGCATGACGCCACTGGAGGGCCTCATTATGGGAACGCGGTGTGGGGATCTTGATCCATCTATACATTTTTACCTCACCAGGACACTGGGTATGGGTCTTGATGAAATCGAAACCCTGTTAAACCATGATAGCGGCATGCAGGGTCTATGCGGCGTCAGTGATATGCGAGAAGTACACCGCCTGGTGAATGAGGGTAATGAACAGGCACGACTTGCCATTGATATGTATTGTTACCGGATAAGCAAATATATCGGCGCCTACTCTGTTGCTCTTGGGGGATTGGATGCGCTGGTATTCACTGGCGGGGTCGGTGAAAACGATGGGGTTATTCGTCAGACTGTCTGCAATAGGCTGTCGCTATTCGGCATCTCACTCGATCACCAACAAAACCAAGCCGGGGCAAGAGGCATATTTGACATCAGTGGGGAAGACAGCAAGGTCAAGGTGCTGGTTGTCCACACCAATGAGGAACTCGAAATCGCCCGCCAGACGGTATCGTTCATCGACAAAAGCAACGTTCCCTGA
- a CDS encoding hemolysin family protein, translating to MDIVLTILAMLALLLLQGFFSGSEIALVHADRLKLQHLANQGHRGAALVLKLFYKPEVLLGTTLVGTNISLVVLTTLGTILMIRFFGEYGDVYAFLVYTPLFLIFGEVVPKSVYQQKADLLAPIIVYPLQFFSWLFYPLVFVFSWVARRVAHLAGVEIAHRELFTNREQIRTVIEMAEQGADIDVFDRDRIMRVTSFAVTTVGQAMIPIAEMTTISNDKTSRDAVRLARQRAHFRLPVYEGEHNQIIGVVGFTLWDLMDPKLIEQPLSELIKPAYYVTAHQLLDELLPVLQQRHDHMAVVVDEFGSAIGMITLEDILEEIVGEVMNVGYTFEGHLPRHKYSIEELEEDVYLMEGRVPITEASAVLDVVLPSLEAHTIGGMVISHLRHIPTEGECVLQSGYRFTVEQTTERGIGKLRVEKSG from the coding sequence ATGGATATAGTACTGACTATTCTGGCCATGCTGGCGCTGCTCCTGCTGCAGGGATTTTTTTCCGGCTCGGAGATTGCACTGGTGCATGCCGACCGCCTGAAGTTGCAGCATCTTGCCAATCAGGGGCATCGGGGTGCCGCCCTGGTGTTGAAGCTGTTTTACAAGCCCGAGGTGCTACTGGGGACCACCCTGGTGGGAACCAATATTTCGCTGGTGGTGCTTACCACGTTAGGCACGATACTGATGATCAGGTTCTTCGGTGAATATGGCGATGTTTACGCCTTTCTGGTTTATACACCGCTATTCCTTATCTTTGGTGAAGTGGTACCCAAGAGTGTGTACCAGCAAAAGGCCGATCTGCTGGCGCCTATCATCGTCTACCCCTTGCAATTTTTCTCATGGTTGTTTTACCCGCTGGTGTTCGTATTCTCATGGGTAGCGCGCAGGGTGGCACACCTGGCAGGCGTTGAAATAGCCCACCGGGAACTTTTCACCAATCGCGAGCAGATACGTACTGTGATTGAAATGGCGGAGCAGGGCGCAGACATAGACGTATTTGACCGTGACCGTATCATGCGGGTCACAAGTTTTGCGGTTACCACTGTAGGCCAGGCGATGATCCCCATTGCCGAGATGACGACGATCAGCAACGACAAGACCAGCCGGGATGCCGTTCGGCTGGCACGACAGCGGGCCCACTTCCGTCTGCCCGTCTATGAAGGCGAGCATAACCAAATCATCGGCGTCGTGGGTTTTACCCTATGGGACCTGATGGATCCGAAACTGATAGAACAACCACTGTCTGAACTCATCAAGCCCGCATACTATGTGACGGCACATCAATTGCTGGATGAGTTGTTACCGGTATTGCAGCAGCGGCATGATCATATGGCGGTGGTGGTTGACGAGTTCGGCTCTGCCATTGGCATGATCACCCTGGAGGACATCCTGGAGGAGATCGTCGGCGAGGTGATGAACGTCGGCTATACTTTTGAAGGCCATCTGCCGCGACACAAATACAGCATTGAGGAACTGGAGGAAGATGTTTACTTGATGGAAGGTCGTGTACCCATTACGGAAGCGAGTGCCGTGCTTGATGTAGTATTGCCATCGCTTGAAGCCCACACCATCGGCGGCATGGTGATTTCACATCTTCGTCATATTCCGACAGAAGGCGAGTGCGTGCTCCAGTCCGGCTACCGCTTTACGGTGGAGCAGACGACCGAGCGCGGTATTGGGAAACTCCGCGTCGAAAAAAGTGGTTAG
- a CDS encoding hemolysin family protein, translating into MSALLAVDPQQLLQADMIFRIGLQMLLMAASAFFSGSETALFSLSRLDLQQLRRERNPRFDTLQTLLERPRQLIISILCGNEIINIAATANMTGILVALYGAERGGVLSILVMVPLLLLFGEVTPKTIAVSDPVKISTRIIALPLSIWVRVITPFRWVIRLVADRLTTWLVGEETAAENILQVDEFRTLVDEVVKEGELSARERSLIYNLLEAGTTEVIEIMIPRTQTAFIDVETPVAEIVEQVRTRRYTRLPVFRGSRDNLVGFIHAEDILQRVLVDTDFNTLKIEDILHPPVIVPPTKKVDEMFDFFRDHKVQAAAILNEFGGVDGLVTLKSVLSFVFGKVTPETAPHLLYAQLAENVFEVAGDMKLTDFEDLTNFGITDPRMTTIGGIMLRALDRLPQEGDEITVEGVVLSVLEMKGHRIARLRASKGDGAAETTGYQEAAINEDTDNN; encoded by the coding sequence TTGAGCGCTTTACTGGCTGTTGACCCGCAACAGCTTCTGCAGGCGGATATGATCTTCCGTATTGGTTTGCAGATGTTGCTGATGGCTGCCTCGGCATTTTTCTCCGGCTCGGAGACCGCACTGTTTTCGTTATCACGTCTCGACCTGCAACAGCTGCGGCGCGAGCGTAACCCGCGATTCGATACCCTGCAGACGCTACTGGAACGGCCGCGCCAGTTGATCATCTCGATTCTCTGCGGTAACGAGATCATCAATATAGCGGCAACGGCCAATATGACTGGCATCCTGGTGGCACTCTATGGCGCGGAACGGGGTGGAGTACTGAGCATCCTGGTGATGGTACCGTTGCTTTTGCTGTTCGGCGAAGTCACACCGAAGACCATTGCGGTTTCCGACCCGGTGAAGATCAGTACCCGGATTATTGCGCTACCGCTGAGCATCTGGGTCAGAGTCATAACACCTTTCCGCTGGGTTATTCGTCTGGTTGCCGATCGGCTTACCACCTGGCTGGTCGGGGAAGAGACGGCGGCTGAAAATATCCTCCAGGTGGATGAGTTCCGCACACTGGTGGACGAGGTGGTCAAGGAGGGTGAACTCAGCGCAAGAGAGCGCTCCCTTATTTACAATCTGCTTGAGGCGGGTACCACCGAGGTCATCGAAATAATGATCCCCCGCACGCAAACCGCATTTATTGATGTAGAGACACCGGTTGCGGAAATTGTCGAACAGGTTAGAACCCGGCGCTATACCCGTCTGCCGGTTTTCCGTGGCAGTCGCGACAACCTGGTGGGATTTATCCATGCCGAGGATATCCTGCAGCGGGTGCTGGTTGATACCGATTTCAACACCCTGAAAATCGAGGACATCCTGCATCCACCTGTCATTGTGCCACCCACGAAGAAAGTGGATGAGATGTTTGATTTTTTCCGGGATCACAAGGTCCAGGCGGCGGCAATATTGAACGAATTCGGTGGTGTCGACGGTCTGGTGACACTGAAGAGTGTGCTCAGCTTCGTGTTCGGCAAGGTCACACCAGAGACCGCACCGCACCTGCTCTACGCCCAGTTAGCGGAGAATGTGTTTGAGGTGGCAGGGGATATGAAGCTGACAGACTTTGAGGACCTGACGAATTTCGGCATTACCGACCCACGGATGACCACCATTGGCGGCATTATGCTGCGGGCGCTGGACCGACTGCCCCAGGAGGGTGATGAAATTACCGTCGAGGGTGTGGTGTTGTCGGTACTGGAAATGAAAGGGCATCGGATCGCAAGATTACGCGCCAGTAAGGGTGACGGGGCAGCGGAGACAACAGGGTATCAGGAGGCGGCCATTAATGAAGACACAGACAACAACTGA
- a CDS encoding phosphoketolase, translating to MTEPVTSTSDTLDAEQLRKIDAYWRAANYLSVGQIYLLDNPLLQQPLKKEHVKPRLLGHWGTTPGLNFIYAHCNRIIKSHDLNMIYIAGPGHGGPGLVANTWLEGSYSEFYSNISTDAEGMKKLFKQFSFPGGIGSHVTAETPGSIHEGGELGYALSHAYGAAFDNPDLLVCCVVGDGEAETGPLATSWHSNKFLNPAQDGAVLPILHLNGYKIANPALLARLGHDELEKLFIGYGYKPYFVEGSDPQAMHQKMAATLDTIIGEIKAIQHGARVTGNRQRPHWPMIILRSPKGWTGPKEVDGKQTEGYWRSHQVPFSDMVDNPKHLKLLETWLKSYRAEELFDASGYLIQELRELVPEGQRRMGANPHANGGQLLRDLKLPDFRDYAVMVSSPGHSVAESTRVMGQFLRDVMKRNLDSRNFRVMGPDETASNRLGALFEVTDRAWMAETLPEDDHLSPDGRVMEILSEHTCQGWLEGYLLTGRHGLFSCYEAFIHIVDSMFNQHAKWTKVSKEIPWRRPIASLNYLLTSHVWRQDHNGFSHQDPGFIDLVINKKADIIRVFLAPDANTLLYITNVCLRSRDFINVIIAGKQNQPQWLDMDAAIKHCSAGIGIWEWASNDQDGEPDVVMACAGDVPTLETLAAVDLLRQHVPELKIRVINIVDLMTLQPREEHPHGLCDKDFDSLFTTDKPIIFAFHGYPYLIHRLCYRRTNHKNLHVRGYKEEGTTTTPFDMAVLNDLDRFHLVGDVIDRVPKLGYKAAYLKQFVRDKLIDHKQYIARHGQDMPEIRDWKWPYA from the coding sequence ATGACAGAACCGGTGACAAGCACGAGCGATACCCTGGATGCGGAACAGTTACGCAAGATTGACGCCTATTGGCGCGCCGCCAACTACCTTTCCGTCGGCCAGATCTACCTGCTCGATAATCCTTTGTTACAGCAACCACTAAAAAAAGAACATGTGAAACCCCGGCTGCTGGGCCACTGGGGCACGACACCGGGCCTGAACTTCATCTATGCCCACTGTAACCGCATCATCAAAAGCCATGACCTGAACATGATCTATATCGCCGGCCCAGGGCATGGCGGTCCGGGTCTGGTGGCTAATACCTGGCTGGAGGGGAGCTATAGTGAGTTCTACTCCAACATTTCCACCGATGCCGAAGGTATGAAGAAACTGTTCAAGCAGTTTTCCTTTCCCGGTGGCATCGGCAGCCATGTTACCGCAGAAACCCCGGGCTCCATTCATGAAGGCGGTGAACTCGGCTATGCCCTGTCCCACGCCTACGGTGCGGCCTTCGACAACCCTGACCTGTTGGTCTGCTGTGTGGTCGGTGACGGTGAGGCGGAAACTGGACCCCTGGCGACGTCCTGGCATTCCAACAAATTCCTCAATCCGGCACAGGATGGCGCGGTACTGCCCATTCTGCATCTGAATGGCTACAAGATCGCCAACCCCGCCCTGCTGGCCCGCCTTGGACACGATGAGCTCGAGAAGCTGTTTATCGGCTATGGCTACAAGCCCTACTTTGTCGAGGGTTCGGACCCGCAGGCGATGCACCAGAAGATGGCCGCCACGCTCGATACAATCATCGGTGAGATCAAGGCCATCCAGCATGGGGCACGTGTCACCGGAAATCGGCAACGGCCACACTGGCCCATGATCATATTACGCAGCCCGAAGGGCTGGACAGGACCGAAGGAGGTGGACGGCAAGCAGACCGAGGGCTACTGGCGCTCCCATCAGGTGCCGTTTTCCGACATGGTCGACAATCCAAAACACCTGAAGCTGCTGGAGACCTGGTTAAAAAGTTACCGGGCCGAAGAACTGTTTGATGCCTCAGGCTATCTCATACAAGAGCTTCGAGAGCTCGTGCCCGAGGGGCAGCGGCGCATGGGCGCCAACCCCCACGCCAATGGCGGCCAGCTACTCCGGGACCTAAAGCTGCCTGACTTTCGTGACTACGCCGTAATGGTCAGTAGCCCTGGGCACAGCGTCGCCGAGTCGACACGGGTGATGGGGCAGTTTCTGCGTGACGTAATGAAGCGCAACCTGGACAGCCGCAATTTCCGTGTTATGGGTCCGGATGAAACTGCCTCCAACCGCCTGGGCGCACTGTTTGAAGTGACCGATCGTGCCTGGATGGCAGAGACCCTGCCGGAGGATGATCACCTGTCACCTGACGGACGTGTTATGGAGATCCTTTCCGAGCATACCTGCCAGGGCTGGCTGGAGGGCTACTTGTTGACGGGCAGGCATGGCCTGTTTTCATGTTACGAGGCCTTCATCCATATTGTCGATTCCATGTTCAATCAGCATGCAAAATGGACCAAGGTCAGCAAGGAGATCCCCTGGCGGCGCCCGATCGCCTCGTTGAACTATCTGTTGACCTCCCACGTATGGCGTCAGGACCATAACGGCTTTTCACATCAGGACCCCGGCTTCATTGATCTGGTCATTAACAAAAAAGCCGATATCATCAGAGTCTTTCTGGCACCGGATGCGAATACCCTGCTGTATATTACCAATGTGTGTCTGCGTAGCCGCGACTTCATCAACGTCATCATCGCCGGCAAACAGAACCAGCCGCAATGGCTGGATATGGATGCCGCCATCAAGCACTGCAGCGCCGGAATCGGTATCTGGGAATGGGCGAGTAACGATCAGGATGGCGAACCCGACGTGGTCATGGCCTGTGCCGGCGACGTGCCAACACTGGAAACCCTGGCCGCGGTCGACCTGCTACGCCAGCACGTACCGGAACTGAAGATACGTGTTATCAATATTGTCGATCTTATGACACTGCAACCCAGGGAAGAACATCCGCATGGGCTGTGCGATAAGGACTTCGACAGCCTGTTCACCACCGATAAACCGATCATCTTTGCCTTCCATGGTTACCCTTACCTTATTCACCGCCTCTGCTACCGTCGCACCAATCATAAAAATCTGCATGTACGCGGTTATAAAGAGGAAGGCACCACCACGACACCCTTTGATATGGCAGTACTCAATGACCTGGACAGGTTCCACCTGGTCGGTGATGTCATCGATCGAGTCCCCAAGCTGGGTTACAAGGCGGCCTACCTGAAACAGTTCGTGCGCGACAAGCTCATCGACCACAAACAATACATCGCCCGCCACGGACAGGACATGCCCGAGATCCGCGATTGGAAATGGCCATATGCATAA
- a CDS encoding universal stress protein, with protein sequence MSRLTKILAGSDLSEWADLALQRAALLAGQHSASLSLLYVLDHAELLKVRHIDRLEKTRQGFMRVLLEEAKAALEAKAAALVDQHDIKIDVHVQRGKDFVEIIRWARDKGDDLIVLGAHGRFYIRDWILGTTLERVVRKGDRPVLVVKKKPTGVYRRVLVAVDFSTHGQHALEWAMRLAPDAEFHVLHVYDLWYEERLRAQGISEQDIAELHSEETREHLDELNKFLASCKIDRSKVKLLIKQGYPGPTIAAEATRLGADLIAIGTHGLSGLLYVLLGSVAAHVLREAECDVLAVRPVRAQFGVP encoded by the coding sequence ATGAGCAGGCTGACGAAGATACTGGCAGGCAGCGATTTGTCAGAGTGGGCGGACCTGGCGCTACAGCGCGCGGCGTTACTGGCAGGGCAACATAGCGCGAGTCTCTCATTGTTGTACGTGTTGGATCACGCCGAACTGCTCAAGGTGCGCCATATCGACCGCTTGGAGAAAACGCGACAAGGGTTTATGAGAGTGCTCTTAGAGGAGGCGAAAGCAGCCCTGGAGGCGAAAGCAGCAGCGCTGGTCGATCAACACGACATTAAAATCGATGTTCACGTTCAACGCGGAAAGGACTTTGTTGAAATTATTCGCTGGGCGCGTGACAAGGGTGACGACTTGATCGTGCTCGGCGCACATGGCCGGTTCTATATACGTGACTGGATTTTGGGTACCACCTTGGAGAGGGTGGTACGCAAGGGCGACCGACCGGTGCTGGTGGTCAAAAAGAAGCCTACGGGTGTTTACCGCCGAGTATTGGTGGCAGTGGACTTCTCCACCCATGGGCAGCATGCCTTGGAATGGGCGATGCGGTTGGCACCGGATGCGGAGTTTCATGTGCTGCATGTCTATGACCTGTGGTATGAAGAGCGGTTGCGTGCGCAGGGCATATCGGAACAGGATATCGCCGAGCTGCATAGTGAGGAAACCCGAGAACACTTGGATGAGCTGAATAAATTCCTCGCCAGCTGCAAGATTGACCGCAGCAAGGTCAAACTGCTCATTAAACAGGGTTACCCCGGACCGACCATCGCCGCTGAGGCCACCAGGCTCGGCGCGGATCTGATTGCGATCGGAACCCATGGTCTTTCTGGTCTGCTTTATGTGTTGTTAGGTAGTGTGGCAGCGCATGTGCTGCGAGAGGCGGAGTGCGATGTGTTGGCGGTGCGCCCTGTCAGGGCGCAATTCGGGGTGCCTTAA
- a CDS encoding long-chain fatty acid--CoA ligase, producing MMGKIPEYNTHDLQLDVIGLDEAGTLPGLFQQRVARTPDSVAYRQYDADDGVWKAYTWKQVADLVAQWQQLLANEELAVGDRVAILLPNSVEWVCFDQAALALGLVVVPLYTTDTPDNIAYILADAGTRLLLLATPMQWLPLATSRTPLPALRRVLCLSVAEGSDASDPILRNVPALLEKSPGETIRYVAAPDELATIIYTSGTTGRPKGVMLSHRNILWNTHAVLEATPAYRDDVFLSFLPLSHAFERTVGYYLPMMAGSSVAYARSVQALAEDLVTIRPTVLVSVPRIYERVYAKIQEKLAGKGRFAQALFRQAITLGWRHFEAAQGRGSTATLIQRLLWPLLRHLVADKIMARLGGRIRIAVSGGAPLTEPIARFFIGLGLPLLQGYGLTEAAPVVSGNRLDDNMPSCVGPPLPGVEIMLGAENELLLRSPGLMLGYWQRSEATQATIDKDGWLHTGDVAELVDGHICIRGRLKEIIVMSTGEKTPPADLELAITLDPLFEQAMVVGEGRPYLGALLVLNPDAWRQLAVQCGLRSEDPASLQASVVHEAVLARLAERCLLGFPHHAQVHAVCLTQESWTIENGLITPTMKLKRAHIEKRFVNEIQEMYAGHTTM from the coding sequence ATGATGGGCAAAATACCAGAATATAATACGCATGACCTGCAGCTGGACGTCATTGGCTTGGATGAGGCGGGGACTTTACCCGGCCTGTTCCAGCAGCGCGTGGCACGGACTCCGGATAGCGTCGCCTACCGTCAGTACGATGCGGACGATGGGGTGTGGAAAGCCTATACCTGGAAACAGGTGGCCGACTTGGTGGCGCAGTGGCAACAGCTACTGGCCAACGAGGAATTGGCTGTTGGCGACCGGGTCGCGATCCTGCTCCCCAACAGTGTGGAGTGGGTGTGTTTCGACCAGGCTGCACTTGCCTTGGGATTGGTGGTGGTGCCTCTGTATACCACCGATACCCCTGATAATATCGCCTACATTCTCGCGGATGCCGGAACCCGCCTGCTGCTGTTGGCTACACCGATGCAGTGGCTGCCGTTGGCGACAAGCCGGACCCCCTTACCCGCGTTGCGACGCGTCCTGTGCCTGAGTGTTGCCGAGGGTAGTGACGCGTCCGATCCCATCCTGCGTAACGTACCTGCATTGCTGGAGAAGTCTCCCGGGGAAACGATCAGATATGTTGCCGCCCCTGATGAATTGGCCACGATCATCTACACCTCGGGTACCACCGGGCGCCCGAAGGGGGTGATGTTGTCCCATCGCAATATCCTCTGGAACACCCATGCCGTGCTGGAGGCGACGCCGGCTTACCGAGATGACGTGTTCCTGTCGTTTCTGCCCCTTTCGCATGCCTTCGAGCGCACCGTTGGTTACTACTTGCCGATGATGGCAGGTAGTAGTGTGGCCTATGCCCGCTCGGTGCAGGCACTTGCCGAGGACCTGGTGACGATCCGCCCCACGGTGCTGGTCTCGGTGCCGCGCATCTACGAACGTGTGTATGCAAAGATCCAGGAGAAACTGGCAGGTAAGGGACGTTTTGCGCAGGCACTGTTTCGGCAGGCAATCACGCTCGGTTGGCGACATTTTGAGGCCGCGCAAGGCCGCGGGTCGACAGCGACGCTGATCCAGCGGTTGTTGTGGCCACTGCTGCGTCATCTTGTCGCAGACAAAATCATGGCGCGCCTGGGTGGCCGGATTCGGATCGCGGTGAGCGGTGGTGCGCCGTTGACGGAGCCCATTGCCCGGTTCTTTATCGGTCTTGGCCTGCCACTGCTACAGGGTTATGGCCTGACGGAGGCGGCACCGGTGGTAAGCGGCAATCGCCTGGACGACAACATGCCGTCCTGCGTCGGCCCACCCCTGCCGGGTGTGGAGATCATGCTGGGGGCCGAGAATGAACTTTTGCTGCGCTCGCCGGGGCTGATGCTGGGTTATTGGCAACGATCGGAAGCGACCCAGGCAACCATTGATAAGGATGGCTGGCTGCATACGGGAGATGTCGCTGAGCTTGTAGACGGTCACATTTGTATTCGGGGACGCCTCAAGGAAATTATTGTCATGTCGACCGGCGAGAAGACACCGCCGGCAGACCTGGAGCTCGCCATTACCCTCGATCCGTTGTTTGAACAGGCGATGGTAGTGGGCGAGGGTCGGCCTTACCTGGGCGCCTTGCTGGTGCTGAATCCGGATGCCTGGCGCCAGCTCGCGGTGCAATGTGGACTGCGTTCCGAGGATCCGGCCTCGCTCCAGGCCAGTGTAGTGCATGAGGCCGTACTGGCCCGGCTTGCCGAGCGCTGCTTGCTCGGTTTCCCTCATCATGCTCAGGTGCACGCAGTCTGTCTGACACAGGAATCCTGGACGATCGAAAACGGACTGATCACGCCGACCATGAAGCTTAAACGGGCGCACATCGAGAAAAGGTTCGTCAATGAGATCCAGGAGATGTATGCCGGTCATACGACGATGTAA